Proteins from a genomic interval of Oncorhynchus kisutch isolate 150728-3 linkage group LG28, Okis_V2, whole genome shotgun sequence:
- the LOC109872892 gene encoding non-histone chromosomal protein HMG-14-like has protein sequence MPKRSKASADVEAAEPKRRSERLVNKPAIAKAEPKPKKEKAAPKPKKAKEVKKTEPEKEVPAENGEAKAEEEAPEEPEQKEEEEAAE, from the exons ATGCCTAAAAGGAGCAAA gcaAGCGCTGATGTTGAGGCAGCAGAG CCTAAGAGGAGATCTGAGAGATTGGTAAAT AAACCTGCAATTGCAAAGGCAGAGCCCAAGCCAAAG AAGGAGAAGGCAGCACCTAAGCCCAAGAAGGCTAAAGAGGTGAAAAAGACCGAGCCTGAGAAGGAGGTGCCCGCAGAGAATGGAGAAGCCAAAGCTGAGGAAGAG GCACCAGAAGAACCTgaacagaaagaggaggaagaggcggCCGAATAA